Genomic DNA from Acidimicrobiales bacterium:
CCCCTCCGCCAGTGCCACCATCGACGACACCGACAGCGCCTGGGGATGGTCCAGCGAGGCCTCGCCCTGGAGTGCCCGATCGATCAACCCCCGGGCGGCAGCGACGCCGCCGGCTTCGGTTTCGCGATCGATCAGTGCCAAGCGGGTCAAGCCGACGAGCGAGGGAACGATGGCCTGTAGGTCGCCCTCAGGCTCGGCCATGGCCAGCGCTTCGGTCAGCGACGCGCGAGCTTGACGGGTCTCTCCTCGATCGAACTGCACGAATCCGAGTTCGAGGAGGGCATACGCCGCCTCGAGCGAGCCGATACGGGTCGCCACCTCGAGCGCGCTGCGCAGATCCCGTAACGCGTCGTCGAGTCGCCCCATCGCGTGGTACGCCTCGCCCCGGTTGACCAGACCGATCGTCAGCATCGTCCCGAAGCCGCTCGTCTCGCCCAGGTCGATGGCTTGATCGAGTTCGATCAGCGCCTCCGCGTACAGCCCCTCTTCGATGAATCGCGAACCGCGATTCGAACGGATCCGCATGATCGCCATGACGTCGCCTGCCCGCTTGGCGTGGTCGAGCGCCCGAAGGTAGTGGAGGTCGTTGGCCGAGCGATCCGAGCGGAGCGCCGCCAGCATGGCCATCACGGTGTGGGCCGTCGCGAGCGCCTCGTCGTTGCGGCTCTCGCTGGCGGCGGCGAACGCGAGCTCGGCCTTCTCCGCGCACGCGTCGACCTCGTTTCGCAGCCACAGCGCCGACGACCACCACGCCCAGACCCGAGCGTCGGCCGCCCGGTCGCCCTGGCCGAGCACTGCGCGCTCGCAGACGGCGATCGCCGGGCCGATCTCACCCCGCAAATAGCGGATCTGGGCCAACCTCGCTCCCAGCCGTGCGGGGAGCGACCCGGTGAGTCGCTCGCAGCGCTCGAAGGCCTCGAGCGCACGATCCCAGTCCCCACGACGAAACGACACCCGTCCGATGGTTTCGGCGATCACCGGATCGTCGGAGGTGCCGAGATGGTCGAGGACCCGCTGGAGGCGCTCGGGATCGGCTCGTGCGACCAGTTCCTCACCGTGGTCGACGACGAAGGCCACGAGGTCGGCCGGCTCCCCGATCCCCAGTCGATCGGACCACACCACGAGGGCATCGTCGACGTGCCCACTCGCGACGTATGCGTCGGCAAGCACCTTCGGATCGACGTCGATGCTCGCCGGCGACATGCCAAATACCGTCGCCGCGAGCTTGGTCGAACGGAACCATCCGTGCTCTTCGGGATCGGAGGTCAGGAACAGACCGGTTTCGGAGAGACGCGCCAGCACGTCGGCCGTCGTCGAGCCAAGTCCCACCGCCTCACAGAACCGATGATTGAGGCGAGGCACCGATTCGGCGACGTGCAGGACCTGTCGGCTGAGGTCGTCGAGTTGGGCAAGTCCCTCCTCGATCAACAGGTCGGCGAGCGGGCTGCCCGGTTGGTCGAGCGAGTCGATGCGGACCTGCCAGTGCTCGGGCGCCGACCGTTGGAGCGAGTTCACCACGAGCTCGACGGCGAGCGGCCAACCGTTCGTGAGGCGATGCAGGCGCTCGGCCTGCTCGGCGGCGGCATCGCCCACACGCTCGATCAGGTCGTGACGGAGTTCGTCGAGTGTGTAGGCGAGGTCACGAGGCGTGATCTCGCCCAGTCGTCCCTCGGCTCGCAGTCGAGCGACACGCAGGTCGGCCGCCGTTCGGGTGGCCACGGCGAGATGCAATTCGCCAGGGGCCTGACGAGCCAGCGAGAGCACGAGCGCCGGCACCCCGGGCGGGAGTTCCTCCAGATCGTCGATGATGAGGAGCAGGGGCTGGGACACCGTGTCGTCGAGCGCTCCCCGAACGGCGGAGGCGACCAGCTCGGCGAGATCAGAAGCCACGGCGTCGGCGTCGGGTCCGCGGCCGCTGGTGGTGTCGAGCACCGGAGGGAGCTGGACCCCGGGGTGGCGCAGGGCCACGGTTTCGAGCAAGCGACGACCGAAGGCGATCGGCGTCGGATCGAGGCCGCTCCTTCGGACCGGCAGCACCCGGTGGCCGTCGGTCCATGAGGCGAGGAGGGTGGACTTGCCCCAGCCCGAGCCGCCCGTGACGAGAGTCAGCGGGACCGTGAAGGCGTCCTCGAGCAGCCCGACCAGGCGCTCACCGTGCGTGGGCGGCGTCATCCCACGTAGTGTGGCCGGTCATCACAGGGTTTGTCGCCTCGGAGCAGCGGTTCACTCGTGGCAACTTGAGCGGTGGGTCACCCAGCGGCGCTCACGACGCCCGTGAGAGCGCCGCCGCTCGATGCCCGGCCTCGGTACCCCGAGCGAGCACGACGAGTTCGCCGCAGTTGCGACAGCGGCGGAGTTCGGCACCATCGACGACGCCGGCGGGAGCAAAGTGGCGGTGATCGGTGGTGCTCGCATTCATCGAACACGACGGACAAGACAAACGGTGGTGCATCGGACCCTTCCTTCTCGGACATCTATCGGCCGGTCGAGGGGTGGTATGAGCCGAACGGCCCAATCCGGCGTGACCACCCCACTACGGTGGAACGGGTGTCCGATCCGCTCCCGGCGCTCATCGACGAGTTCTTCCTCGCTCGGCGCCCGAAGAAACATTCCGCTCACACACTCGCCGCCTATCGACGAGACTTCGACGCGATCCTCGTGCAGCTCGCCGAGGTGACCCAGCGCCCCATGGCCGAGCTGCGGGTCGAAGACCTCGACATCCGCACCCTGCGGCGGGCGTTCGCCGGCATCAGTCATCAATCGGAATCGACCGTGTCGAGAACATGGTCGACCTGGAACCAGCTGTACACCTTCCTTGTCGCCGAGGGTGTCGTTCCCGGCAACCCCATGGCCGCCATCGAGAAACCACGCGTTCCGAAGAGCCGGCCCAAGGCCATCGTCGGCGACGACAGCATCCACCTCCTGCTGACGGCGGCGGCCACCGGGCGCAAGACGGCTCGCGACCCCTGGCCCGAACGCGACCTCGCGCTGATCGTCACCCTCATCACCGGCGGACTCCGGCTCGCCGAGATCCTCGACCTCACCATGCGGTCGATCGACGGTCCGCCGGGCGAGCGGGTGCTGGCCGTGCGAGGCAAGGGCAACAAGGAGCGGACCGTCCCACTCGAAGCCGAGGTCGAAGCGGTCATCCACCACTACCTCGAGACGCGACTCCGACGATTCCCCGGTCGGATCCCGGTCGATGCCGCCCTGTTCGTCGACACCAAGGGACGCCCGATGCAACGAGGAGGGCTGCAGTACCTCGTCGATCGGCTGTATCGAGAAGCCGGCATCCGATCCCGCGTCCCGAGGGGCGCGCTCGTGCATGCGCTGCGCCACACGTTTGCCACCAATCTCGCCAG
This window encodes:
- a CDS encoding BTAD domain-containing putative transcriptional regulator — translated: MTPPTHGERLVGLLEDAFTVPLTLVTGGSGWGKSTLLASWTDGHRVLPVRRSGLDPTPIAFGRRLLETVALRHPGVQLPPVLDTTSGRGPDADAVASDLAELVASAVRGALDDTVSQPLLLIIDDLEELPPGVPALVLSLARQAPGELHLAVATRTAADLRVARLRAEGRLGEITPRDLAYTLDELRHDLIERVGDAAAEQAERLHRLTNGWPLAVELVVNSLQRSAPEHWQVRIDSLDQPGSPLADLLIEEGLAQLDDLSRQVLHVAESVPRLNHRFCEAVGLGSTTADVLARLSETGLFLTSDPEEHGWFRSTKLAATVFGMSPASIDVDPKVLADAYVASGHVDDALVVWSDRLGIGEPADLVAFVVDHGEELVARADPERLQRVLDHLGTSDDPVIAETIGRVSFRRGDWDRALEAFERCERLTGSLPARLGARLAQIRYLRGEIGPAIAVCERAVLGQGDRAADARVWAWWSSALWLRNEVDACAEKAELAFAAASESRNDEALATAHTVMAMLAALRSDRSANDLHYLRALDHAKRAGDVMAIMRIRSNRGSRFIEEGLYAEALIELDQAIDLGETSGFGTMLTIGLVNRGEAYHAMGRLDDALRDLRSALEVATRIGSLEAAYALLELGFVQFDRGETRQARASLTEALAMAEPEGDLQAIVPSLVGLTRLALIDRETEAGGVAAARGLIDRALQGEASLDHPQALSVSSMVALAEGNRERAAADARAAADIAAVRRDRPGLALAYEMQALASDPPDPVCADRALTIWREIGNAVGECRAMLVKARAVPEQGSALTRSAQLRAERIGARGLAADAELLHRELAQAVRHGLEVRTMGSFVVTRDGEDIGIASWQSKKARDLFKMLLARRPARMPRDQMIEMLWPDEPPAKSQRRFSVALSTARAVLDPEKREASDHYLTADANTVALRTENLQLDVADFLALTDEAEQLRRGGDLVLARAEMERASGLYRGQFLEDDLYEEWSVAMRELCRLRFLDLSRHLARLYEGDGDLERATSQWLRIIESDPYDEEAHLGVVRLLTASRRHGEARRAYRRYAGQMAELGIEAAAFPSL
- a CDS encoding tyrosine-type recombinase/integrase, yielding MSDPLPALIDEFFLARRPKKHSAHTLAAYRRDFDAILVQLAEVTQRPMAELRVEDLDIRTLRRAFAGISHQSESTVSRTWSTWNQLYTFLVAEGVVPGNPMAAIEKPRVPKSRPKAIVGDDSIHLLLTAAATGRKTARDPWPERDLALIVTLITGGLRLAEILDLTMRSIDGPPGERVLAVRGKGNKERTVPLEAEVEAVIHHYLETRLRRFPGRIPVDAALFVDTKGRPMQRGGLQYLVDRLYREAGIRSRVPRGALVHALRHTFATNLARNGASGTELQRLLGHESLATTQRYVDATAREVRAAARSNDAYRALSEVTATVAAATPEGSTEGD